The following coding sequences are from one Mycoplasma mycoides subsp. capri window:
- a CDS encoding glycosyltransferase, whose amino-acid sequence MKKQSLLYKWILVIWFLVSLAITVPLVFKLIKLFSVQGNQALATKIVISILLTINALIFCLFWLKSTKDIVFTFFFILKKKSLLKRYDYIINSELKDEFKNKKVILLYCTCDDFDKDALKKSMNQNYNNYEVVILDDSKKPEYIKRVDEFSKKYNIKVVRRNDRVGYKAGNLNNYLKNNPDYDYFVVLDSDEIIPNNFITDSLKYFQTNKKIGAIQAYHLISKGKNLFQEAVGNSSNIASLSIHVLRNFYGETSLAGHGMMLSKEVYEKTGGFPHLLVEDTSMSAEIKKNNYEIVYAPNIVCYEEFPINYIALKKRQGRWTAGNVQYIKKYAKQNRRTKYKWFERVDLRINHYSLPIVPVISLVFLLNFIILGFLKFNITTNDIAFVIIWCAFLFLPLFVNVLELSKQRKLGWATPSFISTIITYTSMTIFLVASSFFALFNKRLKFVVTPKESKKMKFAYVMAHSIVPIIFGISVAVLTYFSWHTILPTLIVSLPCVLSPFLIASSNINLKEKTVKKLKQNV is encoded by the coding sequence ATGAAAAAACAATCGTTACTGTATAAGTGGATACTAGTAATTTGATTTTTAGTTTCTCTAGCTATCACTGTACCACTGGTTTTTAAGCTAATTAAACTATTTTCAGTTCAAGGTAATCAAGCACTAGCAACTAAAATAGTTATTTCAATTTTACTAACAATTAACGCACTTATCTTTTGCTTATTTTGATTAAAATCAACAAAAGATATTGTATTTACTTTTTTCTTTATTCTTAAGAAAAAATCTTTATTGAAAAGATATGATTACATAATAAATTCAGAGTTAAAAGATGAATTCAAGAATAAAAAGGTAATTCTTTTATATTGTACTTGCGACGATTTCGATAAGGATGCTTTAAAAAAATCTATGAATCAAAACTACAATAATTATGAAGTGGTAATATTAGATGATAGTAAAAAACCAGAATACATTAAAAGAGTAGATGAATTTAGTAAAAAATATAATATTAAGGTAGTTAGACGTAATGATCGCGTTGGTTATAAAGCTGGTAATTTAAATAATTATTTAAAGAACAATCCTGATTACGACTATTTTGTTGTTTTAGATAGTGATGAAATTATTCCAAATAACTTTATAACAGATTCATTAAAATACTTTCAAACTAATAAAAAAATCGGTGCAATTCAAGCTTATCATTTAATAAGCAAAGGAAAGAATTTATTCCAAGAAGCAGTTGGAAATTCAAGTAATATTGCCAGTTTATCTATTCATGTACTTAGAAATTTTTATGGTGAAACTTCTTTAGCAGGCCATGGGATGATGCTAAGCAAAGAAGTATATGAAAAAACAGGAGGATTTCCACACCTTTTAGTTGAAGATACTTCAATGTCTGCTGAAATTAAAAAGAATAATTATGAAATTGTTTATGCTCCTAATATAGTTTGTTATGAAGAATTTCCTATAAACTATATTGCGTTAAAAAAACGTCAAGGAAGATGAACCGCTGGTAATGTTCAATATATAAAAAAATATGCCAAACAAAATAGAAGAACAAAATACAAATGATTTGAAAGAGTTGACTTAAGAATAAATCATTACTCTCTTCCTATTGTTCCTGTGATTTCACTTGTTTTTCTATTAAATTTCATTATTTTAGGATTCCTAAAATTTAATATAACTACTAATGACATAGCATTTGTCATCATATGATGTGCATTTTTATTCTTGCCTCTCTTTGTTAATGTTTTAGAATTATCAAAACAAAGAAAATTAGGGTGGGCAACCCCTTCTTTTATAAGTACAATAATAACTTACACATCAATGACAATATTTTTAGTAGCATCAAGTTTTTTTGCTCTATTTAATAAAAGATTAAAATTTGTAGTTACACCTAAAGAATCTAAAAAAATGAAATTTGCTTATGTAATGGCTCACTCTATTGTTCCTATAATTTTTGGTATTTCAGTTGCAGTTCTAACTTATTTTTCTTGACATACAATTTTACCAACTCTTATAGTCTCACTTCCTTGTGTTTTATCACCATTTCTAATAGCTAGCTCTAATATAAATTTAAAAGAAAAAACAGTAAAAAAATTAAAACAAAATGTATAA
- a CDS encoding S41 family peptidase, which translates to MKITAILSSLFLSPTLLNGSSILTVNNQTKIETKEFNLDNLTIKGKWTTKKIKALLHNDVFYTSIDEFLKSIDSVINYSNLNISFKDNKTTVRLKSDPNFYIEFDANKKKITVSNNKIFTKILKDYKRGEEDLKIKFLEEKNLNNDNQFEIDLSKYDIDILKDQNNLYLPAILLNQVFLSESNIQTYFNGGDFKIFKFYEALSFPGTFYLKQSDKNNEKTVPLGLRKFQYEYLSFLFDNYYAIKLNNNISYKEHFKKYQSKILSESSNEHYLATKQIINELDDPHSAYVLDGYYDKDRDFHKKIFDNQKRVKNKNEVLELLAKNDPNKIDYELKSISNDTSVISFSKFDEKSAEYIQKSLKEAQSKSVKNIIFNLTQNGGGYIGTAYEIMGFLTDKPFNVYSYNPLSKEKKVETIKSEYEKFNFNYYILTSPYSFSAGNIFPQIAKDNKLAKLIGYKTFGGASAINYYVLPTGDIIQLSSNNVFTNKNFESLEFGVSPDVELKEDVFKNPSAIYQKETLLDLIKKADNIKEVKKEIKTEKLTKILDISKRLKEDKTKLKIKKSKVVQPSKPEQPNKILDQNNSTTQPKLRKITNNLVDLTPIYKPEKPISTRPWAIIQPANKINMLSTTKPINKTESEEVENKLLEKKANIELLNIKNLDLGKLDKIDKDQILNALKNKNPDTLIDTKDLKVENITNNSAQILLKDSDQKITVHFLISQSNKTNKNTIWIVLLVIGLTTLLGLINFIIIRKLKTKKLNK; encoded by the coding sequence ATGAAAATTACAGCTATTTTGTCAAGTCTATTTTTATCTCCAACTCTTTTAAATGGTTCATCTATATTAACTGTTAATAATCAAACTAAAATAGAAACTAAAGAATTTAATTTAGATAATTTAACTATTAAAGGAAAATGGACTACTAAAAAAATTAAAGCTCTTTTACATAACGATGTTTTTTACACATCAATTGATGAGTTTTTAAAAAGTATTGATTCAGTTATTAACTATTCAAATTTAAATATTAGCTTTAAAGATAATAAAACAACTGTTAGATTAAAATCTGATCCAAATTTTTATATTGAATTTGATGCTAATAAAAAGAAAATTACAGTTTCAAATAATAAGATATTTACTAAAATTTTAAAAGATTATAAAAGAGGAGAAGAAGATTTAAAAATCAAATTCTTAGAAGAAAAAAATTTAAATAATGACAATCAATTTGAAATAGATTTATCTAAATATGATATTGATATTTTAAAAGATCAAAATAATCTATATTTACCAGCAATCTTACTTAATCAAGTATTTTTAAGTGAATCAAATATTCAAACCTATTTTAATGGTGGTGATTTTAAAATTTTTAAGTTTTATGAGGCATTAAGTTTTCCTGGAACTTTTTATCTAAAACAATCCGATAAAAATAATGAAAAAACTGTTCCTTTAGGATTAAGAAAGTTTCAATATGAGTATTTATCATTTTTATTTGATAATTATTATGCAATTAAATTAAATAATAATATTTCTTATAAAGAGCATTTTAAAAAGTATCAATCTAAGATTTTATCTGAATCAAGTAATGAACATTATCTAGCAACAAAACAAATTATAAATGAATTAGACGATCCTCATTCAGCTTATGTTTTAGATGGGTATTATGATAAAGACAGAGATTTTCATAAAAAGATATTTGATAATCAAAAAAGAGTTAAAAATAAAAATGAAGTTTTAGAATTATTAGCTAAAAATGATCCTAATAAAATTGATTATGAACTTAAGTCAATTAGTAATGATACTTCAGTAATTTCATTTAGTAAGTTTGATGAAAAAAGTGCTGAATACATACAAAAATCTTTAAAAGAGGCCCAAAGTAAAAGTGTTAAGAACATTATTTTTAATCTAACTCAAAATGGTGGAGGATATATTGGGACTGCTTATGAAATTATGGGATTTTTAACTGATAAACCTTTTAATGTCTATTCTTATAATCCTTTATCAAAAGAAAAAAAGGTTGAAACTATTAAATCAGAATATGAAAAATTTAATTTTAATTATTATATTTTAACTTCACCATATTCTTTTTCAGCAGGTAATATTTTTCCTCAAATTGCAAAAGATAATAAGCTAGCTAAATTGATTGGTTATAAAACTTTTGGTGGAGCTAGTGCAATTAATTATTACGTTTTACCAACTGGAGATATTATTCAATTAAGCAGTAATAATGTCTTTACTAATAAAAATTTTGAATCGCTTGAATTTGGGGTTAGCCCAGATGTTGAGTTAAAAGAAGATGTTTTTAAAAATCCTAGTGCTATTTATCAAAAAGAAACTCTTTTAGATCTAATTAAAAAAGCTGATAATATCAAAGAAGTTAAAAAAGAGATTAAAACTGAAAAACTTACTAAAATCTTAGATATTTCAAAAAGATTAAAAGAAGACAAAACAAAACTAAAAATTAAAAAATCTAAAGTAGTTCAACCTTCTAAACCTGAACAACCAAATAAAATATTAGATCAGAATAATTCTACAACTCAACCAAAATTAAGAAAAATCACTAATAATTTAGTTGATTTAACACCAATTTATAAACCTGAAAAACCTATTAGTACAAGACCATGAGCAATTATTCAACCTGCTAATAAAATCAATATGTTAAGTACAACTAAACCAATAAATAAAACTGAAAGTGAAGAAGTTGAAAATAAATTATTAGAAAAGAAAGCTAATATAGAATTATTAAATATTAAAAACTTAGATTTAGGTAAGTTAGATAAAATTGATAAAGATCAAATTTTAAATGCTTTAAAAAATAAAAATCCAGATACTTTAATTGATACTAAAGATTTAAAAGTTGAAAATATTACAAATAATTCAGCACAAATTTTATTAAAAGATTCAGATCAAAAAATAACTGTACATTTTTTAATATCTCAATCTAATAAAACTAATAAAAATACAATTTGAATTGTTCTACTAGTTATTGGTTTAACTACTTTATTAGGATTAATTAACTTTATAATAATTAGAAAATTAAAGACCAAAAAATTAAATAAATAA
- a CDS encoding riboflavin kinase, with amino-acid sequence MNNQIIALFCDFKYITTKLLNKFNKNQLIIFGYSLNKDDFDYICSDFQLEIFKKQNYKFIDLKNENIDQLVKKYQISKIHITKSFKNYDHFLNFFPNTITEDDLLDINNIKKALINADINSFYKIAGFNYTFSGIVTHCNHLGRTIGFPTANILTNDSLVIKNGVYLVKVIIDDKNIQFGMGDHWINRNNLKVFETYIFNFSNDIYNSKITFELLDYIRDNQKINSLDQLKTLLNNDKKECLKRLEKYNE; translated from the coding sequence ATGAATAATCAAATTATTGCTTTATTTTGTGATTTTAAGTATATAACTACTAAACTTTTAAATAAATTTAATAAAAATCAATTAATTATTTTTGGATATAGTTTAAATAAAGATGATTTTGATTATATTTGTTCAGATTTTCAATTAGAAATATTTAAAAAACAAAATTATAAATTTATTGATTTAAAAAATGAAAATATTGATCAATTAGTTAAAAAATATCAAATTTCTAAAATACATATTACAAAAAGTTTTAAAAATTATGATCACTTTTTAAATTTTTTTCCTAATACTATAACAGAAGATGATTTATTAGATATTAATAATATAAAAAAAGCTTTAATTAATGCTGATATTAATAGTTTTTATAAAATAGCTGGGTTTAATTATACATTTAGTGGAATAGTAACTCACTGTAATCATTTAGGAAGAACTATTGGTTTTCCAACAGCAAATATTTTAACTAATGACAGTTTAGTAATTAAAAATGGTGTTTATTTAGTAAAAGTAATAATAGATGATAAAAATATACAATTTGGTATGGGAGATCATTGAATAAATAGAAATAATTTAAAAGTTTTTGAAACTTATATCTTTAATTTTAGTAATGATATTTACAATAGTAAAATTACTTTTGAATTACTAGATTATATAAGAGATAATCAAAAAATAAATAGTTTAGATCAGTTAAAAACATTATTAAATAATGATAAAAAAGAATGTTTAAAAAGATTGGAGAAATATAATGAATAA
- a CDS encoding deoxyribonuclease IV, giving the protein MNKVLLGCHVSMNKQNNYLVGSVNEAISYKANTFMIFTGPPQSTLRTNTNHLYINQMHELMNSYKIDAKDLVVHAPYIINIANSVDQNKWKFAVDFLIQEIKRCEEIKIPTLVLHPGSYTTGNYKDSLNQIIKALDIVSNYQVNVKIALETMSGKGTEVCSKLEDFKYILDNVKNKDKVGVCLDTCHLHDAGYDLSKWDEFKEQMKQNFDLNKVLCIHLNDSKNMISSHKDRHANIGYGYVGFDTLVNVVFDKDFSNISKILETPYIDKNAPYKIEIEDLLNKTFTNRL; this is encoded by the coding sequence ATGAATAAAGTTCTACTAGGTTGTCATGTTAGTATGAATAAACAAAATAATTATTTAGTTGGAAGTGTTAATGAAGCTATTAGTTATAAAGCAAATACTTTTATGATCTTTACAGGTCCTCCACAAAGTACACTAAGAACTAATACTAATCATTTATATATTAATCAAATGCATGAATTAATGAATAGTTATAAAATTGATGCAAAAGATCTAGTAGTGCATGCTCCTTATATTATTAATATTGCAAATAGTGTTGATCAAAACAAGTGAAAATTTGCTGTAGATTTTTTAATTCAAGAAATTAAAAGATGTGAAGAAATTAAAATCCCAACTTTAGTATTACACCCTGGTTCTTATACTACTGGAAATTATAAAGATTCATTAAATCAAATTATTAAAGCTTTAGATATAGTAAGTAATTATCAAGTTAATGTAAAAATTGCTTTAGAAACTATGAGCGGTAAAGGTACTGAGGTTTGTTCTAAATTAGAAGATTTTAAATACATTTTAGATAATGTTAAAAATAAAGATAAGGTTGGAGTTTGTTTAGATACTTGTCATTTACATGATGCTGGTTATGATTTAAGTAAATGAGATGAATTTAAAGAACAAATGAAACAAAATTTTGATTTAAATAAAGTTTTATGCATTCATTTAAATGATTCAAAAAATATGATTAGTTCGCATAAAGATCGTCATGCAAACATTGGTTATGGTTATGTTGGTTTTGATACATTAGTTAATGTAGTCTTTGATAAAGATTTTTCTAATATTTCAAAAATATTAGAAACACCTTATATAGATAAAAACGCTCCTTATAAAATAGAAATTGAAGATTTATTAAATAAGACATTTACAAATAGGTTATAG
- a CDS encoding lipoprotein: MKKLLSIITGFSLLITPSLFAISCSSKVQVINKFDDITSIKNTGAFKNNQAFISRNELKEIVSSNNTTSSSTASSTAVMTSTSTTSTGTQTNNNNDAKYASERLKALAANNFTKNKKQAWDSLQSASMTFYKKVQPTAVNVLGYEQITKDNVEKLDKELKTVFLVFKDNNKETEKLEVELLPEINTNNGNKVIDNGNLYLDLLEKPENLKLANQKSIIEVLRPEITKIKVVLQNTKNNNSTNKEDIKNTEVFNVLIKQLSIYLANAVKYFNSESGIITTSPTFSYKTRSNQIYDYIVKNKKDELYKKLETAFTSEFNKINFIDIFKDFQFDENNSTDNKKITTKIIKSSTNSSTSSSNSSTTTTTTEPSSTNTR; the protein is encoded by the coding sequence ATGAAGAAATTATTATCAATAATAACAGGTTTTTCATTACTAATAACACCTAGCTTATTTGCTATAAGCTGTTCATCAAAAGTTCAAGTTATAAATAAATTTGATGATATAACATCAATTAAAAATACTGGAGCATTTAAAAATAATCAAGCATTTATAAGTAGAAATGAATTAAAAGAAATAGTAAGTAGTAATAATACAACTAGCTCAAGTACAGCAAGTTCAACAGCTGTAATGACTTCTACTAGTACTACATCAACAGGAACACAAACAAACAATAATAATGATGCAAAATATGCTTCTGAAAGACTAAAAGCATTAGCTGCTAATAACTTTACTAAAAATAAAAAACAAGCTTGAGATAGTTTACAAAGTGCTTCAATGACTTTTTATAAAAAAGTTCAACCTACTGCAGTAAATGTTTTAGGTTATGAACAAATAACAAAAGATAATGTTGAAAAATTAGATAAAGAATTAAAAACAGTCTTTTTAGTATTTAAAGATAATAATAAAGAAACTGAGAAATTAGAAGTTGAATTACTACCTGAAATTAATACTAATAATGGGAATAAAGTTATTGATAATGGTAATCTTTATTTAGATCTTTTAGAAAAACCTGAAAACCTAAAATTAGCAAATCAAAAAAGTATTATTGAAGTTTTAAGACCTGAAATCACAAAAATAAAAGTTGTTTTACAAAATACTAAAAACAACAATTCTACTAATAAAGAAGATATAAAAAATACTGAAGTATTTAATGTTTTAATTAAGCAATTATCTATTTATTTAGCTAATGCAGTAAAATACTTTAATTCTGAATCTGGAATTATTACAACAAGTCCTACTTTTTCATATAAAACTAGAAGTAATCAAATTTATGATTACATAGTTAAAAACAAAAAAGATGAACTATACAAAAAATTAGAAACTGCATTTACAAGTGAATTTAATAAAATTAATTTCATTGATATTTTTAAAGATTTCCAATTTGATGAAAATAATTCAACTGATAATAAAAAAATAACTACAAAAATAATAAAATCTTCAACTAATTCTTCTACTTCTTCATCAAATAGTTCAACAACAACAACTACAACTGAACCAAGTTCAACTAATACTAGATAA
- the nusB gene encoding transcription antitermination factor NusB — METKISFSKKRKLLIQTFYKYQLLNASIDYIHQDILDDVQNINNKDVLFEIEQIAKKQTDLINHININVSSSWKWDRIPAVIRAILIVGTYEILYTNTPKPVTINEMVKYVKEIEPDFDYKFVNAVLDKLVK, encoded by the coding sequence ATGGAAACTAAAATAAGTTTTTCTAAAAAAAGAAAACTACTGATCCAAACCTTTTATAAATATCAATTATTAAATGCTAGTATAGATTACATTCATCAAGATATTTTAGATGATGTTCAAAATATTAATAATAAAGATGTTCTTTTTGAAATTGAACAAATTGCTAAAAAACAAACTGATCTTATTAATCATATAAATATAAATGTTTCTTCAAGCTGAAAATGAGATAGAATTCCTGCTGTTATTAGAGCTATTTTAATAGTTGGAACATATGAAATTTTATATACAAATACTCCAAAACCAGTTACTATTAATGAAATGGTTAAATATGTAAAAGAAATTGAACCTGACTTTGATTACAAATTTGTTAATGCAGTACTAGATAAATTGGTTAAATAA
- the xseA gene encoding exodeoxyribonuclease VII large subunit encodes MEKILTVQELNEALKTLIENKQEFKDIYVQGELSNLTFNKSGHIYFSIKEQDAAINCMMWKTNAYKIQSLNLEDGMQIICYGRLTYYIPTGRVSFEVRDIKIYGIGDLQKIFEQRYKELEQKGWFDPNLKKPIPEFVKNVGIITADSGAAIYDLIRTIHRRLPLINIYLFPAQVQGDKAEKDIANKIKQANDFKVQLDVLIVGRGGGSYEDLWAFNELEVLQAIKNSQIPIISAVGHEPDWVLSDYVADIRAATPTAAGELVSKSIIEIKNQLKHYYQNYKTLILNKLDFFDEKLNNYKKEQTKYIKNNFSFKYLQLKQLSIDNTKWTKNKINLVIDKLENYKQSINNSTLHIINSQNKTLKNYLIADEQKILNYLKKQISEFNYTISSFKGHINQILKYEELNFNTLENKLNSLDPLKPLQNGYSIVTNLNNQKIRSYKQVKLNEDLKVILTDSKLTVTIKEVKINEQ; translated from the coding sequence ATGGAAAAAATTTTAACAGTTCAAGAATTAAACGAAGCCTTAAAGACTCTAATTGAAAACAAACAAGAATTTAAAGATATCTATGTACAAGGTGAATTGTCTAATTTAACTTTTAATAAATCTGGTCATATTTATTTTTCTATTAAAGAACAAGATGCTGCTATTAATTGCATGATGTGAAAAACTAATGCATATAAAATACAATCTTTAAACTTAGAAGATGGTATGCAAATAATTTGTTATGGGAGATTAACTTATTACATTCCAACAGGAAGAGTTAGTTTTGAAGTAAGAGATATCAAAATTTATGGTATTGGTGATTTACAAAAAATTTTTGAACAAAGATACAAAGAATTAGAACAAAAAGGTTGATTTGATCCAAATTTAAAAAAACCAATTCCTGAATTTGTTAAAAATGTAGGAATTATTACAGCTGATTCAGGAGCTGCAATTTATGATTTAATTAGAACTATTCATAGAAGACTGCCTCTGATTAATATTTATTTATTTCCCGCTCAAGTTCAAGGAGATAAAGCTGAAAAAGATATTGCAAACAAAATAAAACAAGCTAATGATTTTAAAGTTCAATTAGATGTTTTGATTGTTGGAAGAGGTGGGGGAAGTTATGAAGATCTTTGAGCTTTTAATGAATTAGAAGTTTTACAAGCGATAAAAAATAGTCAAATTCCTATAATTAGTGCTGTTGGTCATGAACCTGATTGAGTTTTATCAGATTATGTAGCTGATATTAGAGCAGCAACACCAACTGCAGCTGGAGAACTTGTAAGTAAAAGTATTATTGAAATTAAAAATCAGTTAAAACATTATTATCAAAACTATAAAACATTAATATTAAATAAATTAGATTTCTTTGATGAAAAATTAAATAACTATAAAAAAGAACAAACCAAATATATAAAAAATAATTTTTCTTTTAAATATTTACAATTAAAACAATTAAGTATAGATAATACTAAATGAACAAAAAATAAAATAAATCTAGTAATTGATAAGCTAGAAAATTATAAGCAATCTATAAATAATTCAACTTTACATATCATAAATTCACAAAATAAAACACTTAAAAATTATTTAATTGCAGATGAGCAAAAAATACTTAACTATTTAAAAAAACAAATAAGTGAATTTAATTACACAATATCAAGTTTTAAAGGACACATTAATCAAATATTAAAATATGAAGAGTTAAATTTTAATACACTTGAAAATAAACTTAATTCATTAGATCCTTTAAAACCTTTACAAAATGGATATAGCATAGTTACTAATTTAAATAATCAAAAAATAAGATCATATAAACAAGTTAAACTAAATGAAGATCTAAAAGTTATTTTAACTGATAGTAAACTAACAGTCACTATAAAAGAGGTGAAGATAAATGAGCAATAA
- the xseB gene encoding exodeoxyribonuclease VII small subunit: MSNKNKSYDELISEIKEDTKKLSSNEISVEQAMEIFEQNIEKIKLAKEKLTQYKGQIYKVMQDDELEEFKD, translated from the coding sequence ATGAGCAATAAAAATAAAAGTTATGATGAACTAATTTCTGAAATCAAAGAAGATACTAAAAAGCTATCAAGTAATGAAATTTCAGTTGAACAAGCAATGGAAATTTTTGAACAAAACATTGAAAAAATTAAATTAGCAAAAGAAAAACTAACTCAATATAAAGGCCAAATTTATAAAGTAATGCAAGATGATGAGTTAGAAGAATTTAAAGACTAA
- a CDS encoding TlyA family RNA methyltransferase: MKLRLDEYIYKNNLTQSRNKAKEHILNKEVYVNNIAIIKPSFLVDSNDLIEIRSTKLEYVSRAYEKLKKAINKWNIDLTNKICLDIGASTGGFTQCCLDNNASLVYAVDVGTDQLHLSLLSNLKVINMSQYNFRNAKKQDFLKNIDFVCCDVSFISLEKIFLPLKDIVEFNTSGVFLIKPQFELQPKNIKNGRINSKLDHKQAILKVISYANNNSFDVINLDYSPILGNKKQNIEYLAYVIKKENNYKIWKEDQINQLVNIAWKELKNRLDQ, from the coding sequence ATGAAATTAAGATTAGATGAATATATCTATAAAAACAACTTAACACAATCAAGAAATAAAGCAAAAGAACATATTCTTAATAAAGAAGTTTATGTTAATAATATAGCTATTATAAAACCAAGTTTTTTAGTTGATAGTAATGATCTTATTGAAATCAGATCAACTAAATTAGAATATGTTTCAAGAGCTTATGAGAAACTTAAAAAAGCTATAAATAAATGAAATATTGATCTAACTAATAAAATTTGTTTAGATATTGGAGCTTCAACTGGTGGATTTACTCAGTGTTGTTTAGATAATAATGCTAGTTTAGTTTATGCTGTTGATGTTGGAACAGATCAATTACACTTATCACTTTTAAGTAATTTAAAAGTTATTAATATGAGTCAGTATAATTTTAGAAATGCTAAAAAACAGGATTTTTTAAAAAATATTGATTTTGTTTGTTGTGATGTTAGTTTTATTTCTTTAGAAAAGATTTTTTTACCTTTAAAAGATATTGTTGAATTTAATACAAGTGGGGTGTTTTTAATAAAACCTCAATTTGAATTACAACCTAAAAATATTAAAAATGGAAGAATTAATTCTAAACTAGATCATAAACAAGCAATCTTAAAAGTAATTAGTTATGCAAATAACAATAGTTTTGATGTTATTAATTTAGATTACTCTCCGATTCTAGGAAATAAAAAACAAAATATTGAATATTTAGCTTATGTTATTAAAAAAGAAAATAATTATAAAATTTGAAAAGAAGATCAAATTAATCAACTAGTAAATATAGCTTGAAAAGAATTAAAAAATAGGTTAGATCAATAA
- the coaE gene encoding dephospho-CoA kinase (Dephospho-CoA kinase (CoaE) performs the final step in coenzyme A biosynthesis.), with translation MIIGIYGKIGSGKTYISNKFINFHPEFKIINADNVSKKVLENQEIKSKLFQIDNNIIKNNNVDKKYLRKKLFTNKKLKQQVDSLLWPLISKQIQKEIKNNPNTNYIIEAALLFELNLTNLDLIVKVKSSLLKSIFRVLKRDKTNIRDILRIRRNQNKSIKRKKPDLVISNFYQLEFYIQKNRLLI, from the coding sequence ATGATAATTGGTATTTATGGCAAAATAGGATCTGGTAAAACTTATATTTCAAATAAATTTATAAACTTTCATCCTGAATTTAAAATCATTAATGCAGATAATGTAAGTAAAAAAGTATTAGAAAATCAAGAGATTAAATCTAAATTATTTCAAATTGATAATAATATTATTAAAAATAATAATGTTGATAAAAAATATTTAAGAAAAAAACTTTTTACAAATAAAAAACTAAAACAACAAGTAGATAGTTTATTATGACCACTAATCAGTAAACAAATCCAAAAAGAAATCAAAAACAATCCAAATACTAATTACATTATTGAAGCCGCTTTATTATTTGAATTAAACTTAACTAATTTAGATCTAATTGTTAAAGTTAAATCTAGTTTATTAAAATCTATTTTTAGAGTTTTAAAAAGAGACAAAACTAATATAAGAGATATTTTAAGAATTAGAAGAAATCAAAATAAATCAATTAAAAGAAAAAAACCTGATTTAGTTATTAGTAATTTTTATCAACTAGAGTTTTATATACAAAAAAATAGGTTATTGATCTAA